In Gammaproteobacteria bacterium, the following are encoded in one genomic region:
- a CDS encoding AraC family transcriptional regulator, with protein sequence MTESNSRASSTACLILIDHLYSIGHDAEQWLIDAGLAVDWLNRADSWLPLTLLDDVWRVMLEKTGDELLGFHAGLSINGIQNNVLSLLASNCMTVEQALDKVCEYHGVMSSGPLPKMHKGEQSSTFSVEEVNSSQEINCHLTEAMFSIIITMLRQLTRKPLSPISVQIARSNPRHSRELDAHFQCSVKFDCSSSNMTFSKKALAQAIPRADPKFLMSIEQHAKYLLSQRTKTATWTDKVKQALISGVSQRESTIRDIAPRLCVSTRTLQQKLNKEGMSFQKILDAVRKEIAIDYLKDEDVSMIDLALHLGFSEQSAFNHAFKRWTGCTPTDYINLG encoded by the coding sequence ATGACTGAATCCAATAGCAGGGCATCGTCCACTGCGTGCCTGATTTTGATTGATCACCTCTATTCAATTGGCCATGATGCAGAACAATGGTTGATTGATGCAGGGCTTGCAGTGGACTGGTTAAATCGTGCGGATAGCTGGCTGCCTTTAACCCTGTTAGACGATGTTTGGCGCGTTATGCTGGAAAAAACCGGTGATGAGCTGCTTGGATTCCATGCAGGCTTATCGATTAATGGAATACAAAATAATGTGCTGTCCTTGTTGGCAAGCAATTGCATGACCGTTGAGCAAGCACTTGATAAAGTCTGTGAATATCATGGTGTAATGTCCTCAGGACCCTTACCTAAAATGCATAAAGGCGAACAGTCATCCACATTTAGTGTTGAGGAAGTGAATTCAAGCCAAGAAATAAATTGTCACCTTACCGAAGCCATGTTTTCCATCATAATTACCATGCTGAGGCAACTAACACGAAAACCTCTTTCCCCTATAAGCGTTCAAATAGCTCGGAGCAACCCTCGTCACTCAAGAGAATTAGACGCGCATTTCCAATGCTCTGTTAAGTTTGATTGCTCAAGCAGTAATATGACATTTTCAAAAAAAGCACTTGCTCAAGCCATTCCCCGCGCTGATCCGAAATTTTTAATGTCCATTGAGCAGCATGCCAAATATTTGTTGAGCCAGCGAACAAAAACTGCAACATGGACGGACAAAGTGAAACAAGCCTTGATAAGTGGTGTTAGTCAGAGAGAAAGCACTATTCGAGATATTGCACCTCGTCTTTGTGTCAGCACGCGAACACTGCAACAAAAATTAAATAAAGAAGGGATGAGTTTTCAAAAAATACTCGATGCGGTTCGAAAAGAGATTGCTATCGACTATTTGAAAGATGAAGATGTCTCAATGATTGATTTAGCACTCCATCTGGGCTTCTCGGAACAGAGTGCATTTAACCATGCGTTTAAACGTTGGACTGGGTGTACGCCGACGGATTATATAAACTTGGGATAA
- the yegQ gene encoding tRNA 5-hydroxyuridine modification protein YegQ — translation MKAPELLSPAGTLKNMRYAFAYGADAVYAGMPRYSLRVRNNDFNLEHLRIGIEEAHQQGKQLFVAANVIPHNSKLKTFMKDMEEVVALKPDAFIMADPGLIMWVRERWPDLPVHLSVQANTVNYASVKFWESMGVRRIILSRELSLDEIEEIRQRCPDIELEVFVHGALCIAYSGRCLLSGYFNHRDPNQGACTNACRWKYKTFEAVEDETGDLYKKSERHPEAEKTYLIEEAGRPDQLMPIFEDELGTYIMNSKDLRAVEHVVRLAKMGINSLKIEGRTKSHYYVTRTAQIYRKSIDDAAAGKPFDPSMLGALESLANRGYTDGFYKRHDTHEYQNYIQGNSEYYSQKFVGEFIGFDEEKNLAEVLVKNKICVGDSLEVILPDGNHTIMLESMEDFYGKPMQEAPGGGYKIRIPVPTKNIELGLLAKNLR, via the coding sequence ATGAAAGCACCTGAACTCCTCTCTCCCGCCGGCACTTTAAAAAATATGCGCTACGCTTTTGCCTATGGTGCAGATGCCGTGTATGCCGGAATGCCACGTTATAGCCTTCGTGTTCGTAATAATGATTTTAATTTGGAACATTTACGTATCGGTATTGAAGAGGCGCACCAACAAGGCAAGCAGCTTTTTGTGGCTGCCAATGTGATTCCACATAATTCAAAACTGAAAACGTTTATGAAAGATATGGAGGAAGTGGTGGCACTTAAACCCGATGCATTTATCATGGCTGATCCTGGCTTGATTATGTGGGTTCGGGAGCGTTGGCCTGATCTGCCGGTTCACCTTTCAGTGCAGGCAAATACGGTGAATTATGCATCTGTGAAGTTTTGGGAGTCAATGGGAGTTAGGCGCATTATTTTATCGCGTGAACTCTCTCTGGATGAGATTGAAGAGATTCGTCAGCGTTGCCCCGATATCGAACTGGAAGTGTTTGTTCATGGGGCATTATGCATTGCTTATTCAGGGCGTTGTTTGTTGTCGGGTTACTTTAATCACCGTGACCCCAATCAAGGCGCTTGTACTAATGCGTGTCGCTGGAAATATAAAACGTTTGAAGCGGTCGAAGATGAGACGGGTGATCTCTATAAAAAGTCAGAGCGCCATCCTGAAGCAGAGAAAACTTACCTGATTGAAGAGGCCGGTCGCCCTGATCAATTGATGCCCATTTTTGAGGATGAGTTGGGCACTTATATTATGAATTCAAAAGATTTGAGAGCTGTTGAACATGTTGTGCGTCTTGCGAAGATGGGCATCAATTCGCTGAAAATAGAAGGGCGGACGAAATCCCACTATTACGTGACGCGTACTGCACAAATTTATCGCAAATCTATTGATGATGCCGCTGCTGGAAAGCCGTTCGACCCTAGTATGTTAGGTGCGTTGGAGTCACTGGCAAACCGTGGTTATACCGATGGTTTTTACAAGCGTCATGATACGCATGAATATCAAAATTATATTCAAGGAAATTCAGAGTATTACAGCCAAAAATTTGTGGGCGAATTTATCGGTTTTGATGAAGAGAAAAACCTTGCTGAAGTGTTGGTGAAAAATAAAATATGTGTCGGTGACTCACTGGAAGTCATCTTGCCTGATGGGAACCATACTATTATGCTGGAAAGCATGGAAGATTTTTATGGAAAACCAATGCAGGAAGCACCAGGTGGTGGTTATAAAATACGTATCCCAGTGCCTACAAAAAATATTGAACTGGGTTTGTTGGCGAAGAATCTGAGATAA
- a CDS encoding outer membrane lipoprotein-sorting protein: MNNQLTTKLILLAMALASFSSITLADDNLTAKEIMVKVDERDTGDTSHRKLTMILIDKRGSQRKRNFTTLSKSYEGSDKSLTTFLSPADVKGTRFLSYEWADDMKGNDAWIYLPTLRKTKRIPSSDRTGAFLGSDFSFSDFEDAEVSYYDYKMIDANGSVDKIDSWLIERVPQPEIKARIEKQTGYRKELLWVSKDHFVVMQKKGWFKNNKIKYLKVTRLEIIDGIATDTKLQMTTTKNGQLQHQTIIIVNDIQYNQAIEDKTFTAAALKEH, from the coding sequence ATGAACAATCAATTGACAACAAAATTAATTTTATTGGCGATGGCATTGGCATCTTTTTCATCCATCACCTTGGCCGATGATAATCTAACCGCCAAGGAAATCATGGTGAAAGTGGACGAGCGTGACACGGGAGATACCTCTCATCGAAAATTGACCATGATATTAATCGACAAGCGTGGTTCGCAAAGAAAACGAAACTTCACGACCCTTAGCAAATCCTATGAGGGTAGTGATAAATCTCTGACGACTTTTCTCTCTCCAGCAGATGTTAAAGGCACACGCTTTTTAAGTTATGAGTGGGCAGATGACATGAAGGGTAACGACGCATGGATCTATCTACCCACGTTACGAAAAACAAAACGTATTCCCTCCAGTGATCGAACGGGGGCATTTCTGGGCAGTGATTTTTCATTTTCTGATTTTGAAGATGCCGAAGTCTCTTATTACGATTACAAAATGATTGATGCAAATGGCTCGGTGGATAAAATCGATAGCTGGTTAATAGAAAGAGTGCCTCAGCCTGAAATAAAAGCCCGTATTGAAAAACAGACCGGCTACCGAAAAGAGTTGTTATGGGTAAGTAAAGATCACTTTGTCGTGATGCAAAAAAAAGGCTGGTTTAAAAACAACAAAATTAAATACTTAAAAGTCACCCGACTTGAGATCATCGATGGCATTGCAACCGATACAAAACTGCAAATGACGACGACAAAAAATGGTCAGCTACAACATCAGACAATCATTATTGTTAATGACATTCAGTACAACCAAGCAATAGAAGACAAAACATTCACCGCCGCTGCATTGAAAGAACATTAG
- a CDS encoding efflux RND transporter permease subunit, which translates to MQKFKNKFDKLLAHLAYYIYDNAKRSLAVIVLLTLVFSFGISKLQVETSIEGMFHPDDQTFINYEAFKQQFGQDSIAIAALQSDELFTLPVLQRLKAFHIELEETVPYVDKVTSLFNVTSIRGQGGELLVNELLDKFPESKQEMAALKAYVLNNAIYQKRLISDEGNFTIITIRPGTGLQSTVADNDFIQFDEFNQASPKTTQIKAIPSSLNNIQKNEFSQAIKKLVEKYNNDANFKIYLSGGPIVDVEHDSSIHKDVGAMIMAAGVLIFFLLALIFRRVSGVVLPLCVVMLTLISIFGVIGFLGIPISPVSQMLPSLLIAICVADTVHFLSLFYPAYGDMSKRDAVAHALKKSGLPMIFTSLTTAAGFIAFSQADLLPIAHLGIATPIGVMFALLFTFMLLPALISLFDIKVKKPVNNAYTATQVMVNLGRIGYQRPAYTIISFSLITILVMSAGLSNLRFSHDVVSWLPEDNWVRMNTEAIDKELGTTLSLEVIVDTGKENGLYDSRLMQDLADIQSAVEALEVNGMSVSKTYSVVDILKQINMALNEGQPAFHVVPESKALIAQALLLFENSNTDDLENIIDNQFSMLRITLRLPQGDAFLYLPLRNELEMMFRAKFEDYATVTVTGYLDLLSQSFVNVIDTMTESYLIAFLIIALLMLLIFGDLRFGLISLAPNFFPIIMALSFMGIAGIPIDMFTVLMGCIAFGLAVDDSVHFIHHVQRNYQRSNDMWHAIETAISSVGRAILITSCTLVGAFSLYLFASVGTLASLGMVLSVAIISALIADIILVPALLSLAYRKKSKEA; encoded by the coding sequence ATGCAAAAATTCAAAAACAAGTTTGACAAATTATTAGCGCACCTAGCCTATTATATTTACGATAACGCAAAACGAAGCTTAGCCGTTATCGTACTGCTGACACTGGTTTTTAGTTTTGGCATATCCAAACTGCAAGTTGAAACCAGCATCGAAGGGATGTTTCATCCAGATGATCAAACCTTTATAAATTACGAGGCTTTTAAACAACAGTTTGGGCAAGACTCAATCGCTATTGCCGCCCTTCAATCTGATGAGTTATTTACCCTGCCCGTTTTGCAACGCCTTAAAGCATTTCATATTGAACTCGAAGAGACGGTTCCTTATGTTGATAAAGTAACCAGTTTGTTCAATGTTACCAGTATACGTGGGCAGGGTGGCGAGCTGCTGGTTAATGAACTACTGGATAAGTTTCCTGAAAGTAAGCAGGAGATGGCGGCATTAAAAGCTTATGTGCTTAATAACGCCATATATCAGAAACGTTTAATATCTGATGAAGGGAATTTTACCATCATCACCATTCGCCCAGGAACTGGGTTGCAAAGCACGGTGGCTGATAATGATTTCATTCAGTTTGACGAGTTTAATCAAGCCAGCCCTAAAACGACCCAAATAAAAGCAATCCCATCTTCTTTGAATAATATTCAAAAAAATGAATTTTCTCAAGCGATAAAAAAACTTGTCGAAAAATATAATAACGATGCTAACTTCAAAATTTACCTTTCCGGTGGTCCAATTGTTGATGTAGAGCATGACAGCTCCATCCACAAAGATGTGGGTGCGATGATCATGGCAGCAGGGGTCTTAATATTTTTTCTTCTTGCCCTTATTTTTAGACGCGTCAGCGGGGTTGTTTTACCTTTGTGTGTTGTGATGCTCACCTTGATTTCCATCTTTGGTGTGATTGGATTTCTCGGTATCCCCATCTCTCCTGTGTCACAAATGCTTCCTTCCTTGCTCATTGCCATTTGTGTGGCCGATACGGTGCATTTTTTAAGTCTATTTTATCCGGCCTATGGTGACATGAGCAAACGAGATGCCGTCGCTCATGCGTTAAAAAAATCAGGGCTGCCAATGATTTTTACTAGCCTGACTACAGCCGCAGGTTTTATCGCGTTTAGCCAAGCTGATTTGTTGCCTATTGCCCACCTGGGTATCGCCACGCCCATTGGCGTTATGTTCGCTTTGTTGTTTACTTTTATGTTATTGCCTGCGTTGATTTCGTTATTTGATATCAAAGTAAAGAAACCAGTAAATAATGCTTATACAGCAACTCAAGTGATGGTAAACCTTGGGCGCATAGGTTATCAACGCCCCGCTTACACCATCATAAGTTTTAGCTTAATCACGATTCTAGTGATGAGTGCGGGGCTGAGCAATTTACGTTTTTCACACGATGTGGTTTCGTGGTTGCCCGAAGATAACTGGGTGAGAATGAATACCGAAGCCATTGACAAGGAACTCGGTACCACTCTTTCACTGGAAGTGATCGTCGATACAGGCAAAGAAAACGGCTTATACGATTCTCGTTTGATGCAAGATTTAGCCGATATTCAATCAGCAGTTGAAGCACTGGAGGTTAATGGTATGTCCGTCTCAAAAACCTATTCCGTCGTTGATATTTTAAAACAAATTAACATGGCGCTGAATGAAGGCCAACCAGCGTTTCACGTTGTACCGGAATCGAAAGCCCTCATTGCTCAAGCGCTGTTATTGTTTGAAAATTCCAATACAGATGATCTCGAAAATATCATTGATAACCAATTTTCAATGTTACGCATAACACTGAGATTACCGCAAGGCGATGCCTTCCTCTATTTGCCCTTACGCAATGAACTTGAAATGATGTTTAGAGCCAAGTTTGAAGATTACGCAACCGTTACCGTCACGGGTTATTTAGACCTCTTGTCGCAAAGTTTTGTCAACGTCATTGATACAATGACCGAGAGTTATTTGATTGCATTTTTAATCATCGCTTTATTAATGCTATTGATTTTTGGCGATTTACGCTTTGGTCTGATTAGTCTTGCACCTAATTTTTTTCCCATCATTATGGCGCTCTCTTTTATGGGGATTGCAGGCATCCCGATTGATATGTTTACCGTGTTGATGGGCTGTATTGCATTTGGCTTGGCCGTGGATGATAGCGTTCATTTTATTCATCACGTTCAACGAAATTATCAGCGTAGCAACGATATGTGGCATGCCATCGAAACAGCTATCTCCTCGGTAGGACGCGCCATTCTAATTACCTCCTGTACGTTAGTGGGCGCATTTAGTCTTTACCTCTTCGCCTCAGTCGGCACGCTGGCCAGCCTGGGTATGGTACTTAGCGTTGCGATTATCAGTGCGCTGATAGCAGACATCATATTGGTTCCTGCATTACTGTCGCTGGCATACCGCAAGAAATCAAAGGAAGCATAA
- the gltX gene encoding glutamate--tRNA ligase: MNLNTLKTRFAPSPTGLIHLGNVRTALFNWLMAKSQQGHFLLRIEDTDQERSKAEYVQALEEDLSWLGLNWWQGILDDGSQTPCMQSNRSAVYSDYYQQLVDANLAYPCFCSSRELEISRKIQRSSGRAPRYEGRCGFLSADEVQAKLDQGLKPTLRFSVPRGETVEFEDIVRGTQKFATDEIGDFIIRRGDGTPAFFFSNAIDDSLTGVTCVLRGEDHLTNTPRQLMLLQGLQLRAPQYGHISMIVGDDGSPLSKRHGSRSVAELRNNGYLPNAVNNYLARLGHYYKDNQCMTLEGLAAQFDVSNLGRAPARFDVSQLDYWQKEVIAQTDAQALWLWMGEEVHSLVPQDKKEAFIEAVRPNIKLPNDALLWANHLFAESLDLQGDALDIVQQAGADFFKAAIEAVTAYPDDFKLLNKQIKEATGAKGKALFQPLRIAMTGEHNGPEMSALLTLMGEEKIRQRFDHCLKIIS, translated from the coding sequence ATGAATTTAAATACACTTAAAACACGTTTTGCACCCAGCCCGACTGGGTTGATTCATCTAGGCAATGTTCGTACGGCTCTGTTTAACTGGCTGATGGCTAAAAGTCAGCAGGGTCATTTTTTACTGCGTATAGAAGATACCGATCAAGAGCGCAGTAAAGCTGAGTATGTACAAGCTTTGGAAGAGGATTTGAGCTGGCTGGGGCTGAATTGGTGGCAGGGTATTCTGGATGATGGCTCACAAACGCCATGTATGCAGTCTAATCGTAGCGCTGTTTATTCTGATTATTATCAACAACTGGTCGATGCAAATTTAGCTTACCCCTGTTTTTGTAGCAGTCGTGAATTGGAAATCTCTCGTAAAATACAACGTTCGTCAGGGCGAGCGCCGCGCTATGAGGGGCGTTGTGGCTTTTTGAGTGCGGATGAAGTGCAGGCCAAATTAGATCAAGGATTAAAACCCACGTTGCGCTTTAGTGTGCCGCGTGGTGAAACAGTTGAGTTTGAAGATATTGTACGTGGCACTCAAAAGTTTGCAACCGATGAAATTGGTGATTTTATTATTCGTCGCGGCGATGGTACACCGGCCTTTTTCTTTAGTAATGCGATTGATGATTCGTTGACTGGCGTAACTTGTGTGCTACGTGGTGAAGATCATTTAACGAATACACCGCGTCAGTTGATGTTACTGCAAGGGTTACAGCTTCGAGCGCCACAATATGGTCATATCTCCATGATTGTTGGAGACGATGGCTCACCACTCTCCAAGCGTCACGGCAGTCGCAGTGTGGCTGAATTGCGCAATAACGGTTACCTACCCAATGCAGTGAATAATTATCTGGCACGATTGGGGCACTATTATAAAGATAACCAGTGCATGACTCTGGAAGGGTTGGCGGCTCAGTTTGATGTTTCTAATTTGGGGCGTGCACCAGCTCGTTTTGACGTTTCTCAGCTCGATTATTGGCAAAAAGAGGTGATTGCACAAACCGATGCACAGGCACTTTGGTTGTGGATGGGTGAAGAGGTACATTCATTGGTTCCTCAAGATAAAAAAGAGGCTTTTATCGAAGCGGTGCGCCCCAATATCAAACTTCCGAATGATGCGTTGTTATGGGCAAACCACCTGTTTGCAGAGTCACTCGATTTACAAGGGGATGCTCTGGATATTGTTCAACAGGCGGGAGCCGACTTTTTTAAAGCGGCGATTGAAGCAGTTACTGCATACCCTGATGATTTCAAACTTCTCAATAAACAGATTAAAGAGGCCACTGGCGCAAAAGGTAAAGCGCTGTTTCAGCCGCTTCGTATTGCCATGACTGGTGAGCACAATGGCCCAGAGATGAGTGCGTTGCTGACCTTAATGGGTGAAGAGAAGATTCGTCAGCGTTTTGATCATTGCCTGAAAATCATTTCATAA
- the cysS gene encoding cysteine--tRNA ligase — MLHIYNSLTGKKEKFVPIVPGKVGMYVCGMTVYDYCHIGHARVLVAFDVVARYLRHSGYDLTYVRNVTDIDDKIIKRANENGEPFETLTHRFIEAMHEDAALLGVLPPDQEPKATASMDDIIAMIQTLVDKGAAYCADNGDVYYDISRFENYGQLSGKKLEDLRAGARVDVDEAKDDPLDFVLWKSAKPNEPAWDAPWGRGRPGWHIECSAMAKRCLGDHFDIHGGGMDLKFPHHENEIAQSESASGHHYVNVWMHNGFVNIDNEKMSKSLGNFFTIRDVLARYQPEVVRYFILTSQYRSPLSYSDEHLDNAKFALDRFYLALRDLPASKFETGSEYEQRFHNAMNDDFNTPEALAVLFDVVREINSLRESNTKKAAQLAALLRHLGAIMGLLQENSDHYFKGDEAADGVDSAAIEALIEKRKVARQNKDWAESDRVRDELQSQGIIIEDGSGGTSWRRQ; from the coding sequence ATGTTGCATATCTATAATAGCCTGACAGGCAAAAAAGAAAAATTTGTTCCGATTGTTCCCGGTAAGGTGGGCATGTATGTGTGCGGTATGACGGTTTATGACTACTGTCATATCGGTCATGCGCGTGTATTGGTTGCATTTGATGTGGTCGCACGTTATCTGCGTCACTCAGGTTATGACCTGACTTATGTGCGTAACGTGACAGACATTGACGATAAAATCATCAAACGTGCCAATGAAAATGGTGAGCCGTTCGAAACATTAACTCATCGTTTTATCGAAGCAATGCACGAAGATGCAGCATTGTTGGGTGTTTTACCCCCTGATCAGGAACCCAAAGCCACCGCTTCGATGGATGACATTATCGCCATGATTCAAACCTTGGTGGATAAGGGCGCGGCTTACTGCGCGGATAACGGTGATGTTTATTACGATATCAGCCGCTTCGAAAATTACGGCCAACTTTCAGGTAAAAAGCTGGAAGATTTGCGCGCAGGCGCTCGCGTTGATGTCGATGAAGCCAAAGATGATCCGTTAGATTTCGTTTTATGGAAATCAGCCAAACCTAATGAACCTGCATGGGATGCGCCGTGGGGGCGGGGTCGTCCAGGTTGGCATATTGAATGTTCTGCGATGGCGAAACGTTGCCTGGGCGATCATTTTGATATTCATGGCGGCGGTATGGATCTGAAATTTCCACATCATGAAAATGAGATTGCGCAATCTGAAAGCGCAAGCGGTCACCATTATGTGAATGTCTGGATGCATAACGGATTTGTTAATATTGATAATGAAAAAATGTCCAAATCATTGGGTAATTTTTTCACGATCCGTGATGTATTGGCGCGTTATCAGCCTGAAGTCGTACGCTATTTCATTCTTACCAGCCAGTATCGCAGCCCACTGAGCTACTCTGATGAGCATCTGGATAATGCTAAATTTGCACTGGATCGTTTTTATCTGGCACTGCGTGATCTGCCTGCTTCAAAATTTGAAACAGGCAGTGAATATGAACAACGATTTCACAATGCGATGAATGATGATTTCAATACGCCGGAAGCACTGGCTGTATTGTTTGACGTTGTGCGAGAAATTAATAGCTTACGTGAGTCGAATACCAAAAAAGCTGCACAGCTTGCCGCATTGCTGCGCCATTTAGGAGCCATTATGGGACTGCTCCAAGAAAATTCGGATCACTATTTCAAAGGTGATGAAGCCGCTGATGGAGTCGACAGTGCAGCGATTGAAGCGCTGATCGAAAAACGCAAAGTCGCACGTCAAAACAAAGATTGGGCAGAGTCAGACCGAGTTCGTGATGAGTTGCAATCACAAGGCATTATTATTGAAGATGGCAGCGGGGGAACGAGCTGGCGTCGCCAGTGA
- a CDS encoding XTP/dITP diphosphatase: MSLPIKKAASRIVLATGNQGKVREMSQLLSSLGLDVVPQSEFNVPEADETGLTFIENAIIKARNAAHHTGLPAIADDSGLEVDALQGAPGIYSSRYAGADATDETNREKLLTDLREVKESERTARFQCVIVYMQHENDPTPLVCQSSWEGRILFESLGSGGFGYDPIFYVPTHKCTSAELPKDEKNRISHRGQALQKLLAALKK, from the coding sequence ATGTCGTTGCCGATAAAAAAAGCTGCGTCACGTATTGTTTTGGCGACGGGGAATCAAGGCAAGGTTCGAGAAATGAGCCAACTGTTATCCAGCTTGGGTCTGGATGTCGTGCCACAATCTGAATTTAATGTTCCTGAAGCAGATGAAACAGGTCTGACATTCATAGAAAATGCCATTATCAAAGCACGTAACGCCGCACATCATACGGGCTTGCCTGCCATTGCAGATGATTCGGGTCTTGAGGTGGATGCACTTCAAGGCGCACCAGGCATCTACTCTTCGCGTTATGCGGGAGCCGATGCCACGGATGAGACGAACCGCGAAAAATTATTGACGGATCTTCGTGAGGTAAAAGAGAGTGAGCGTACAGCACGCTTTCAATGTGTGATTGTTTATATGCAGCATGAAAACGACCCCACGCCGCTCGTATGCCAAAGCTCTTGGGAAGGTCGAATTTTGTTTGAGTCTTTAGGTTCGGGTGGGTTTGGTTATGACCCTATTTTTTATGTGCCGACTCATAAATGCACATCAGCTGAGTTACCCAAAGATGAAAAAAATCGCATCAGCCATCGTGGTCAAGCATTACAAAAATTACTTGCCGCTTTAAAAAAATAA
- a CDS encoding DUF4399 domain-containing protein, producing the protein MKMFKTNVLALLFGMLVSANSFAATPISENAHVFIVSPAHGQVVSSPVTVIFGLSGAGVAPAGVDKKNTGHHHLIIDAETPNMKRAIISDANHQHFGGGQTQVTLKLAQGKHTLQLVLGDKKHVPHTPPVVSKKIEIIVK; encoded by the coding sequence ATGAAAATGTTTAAAACAAATGTATTAGCTTTATTGTTTGGGATGTTGGTGTCAGCAAACAGTTTCGCTGCTACGCCAATATCAGAGAATGCGCATGTTTTTATTGTGTCGCCTGCCCATGGGCAAGTGGTGTCTTCGCCTGTTACGGTGATTTTTGGTTTGTCTGGAGCGGGTGTTGCTCCGGCAGGTGTGGATAAAAAAAATACTGGACACCATCATTTGATTATTGATGCAGAAACACCAAATATGAAAAGGGCAATCATAAGCGATGCTAACCATCAGCATTTTGGTGGCGGCCAAACACAGGTGACGCTTAAACTGGCTCAGGGAAAACATACGCTACAGCTTGTGCTGGGTGATAAAAAACATGTGCCTCACACCCCGCCTGTTGTATCAAAAAAAATCGAAATCATTGTAAAATAA
- the rph gene encoding ribonuclease PH, with protein sequence MRPSGRALDELRTIKLTRNFTMHAEGSVLVEFGDTKVICTASLDNQVPRFLKGKGQGWITAEYGMLPRSTGSRMGREAARGKQGGRTVEIQRLIGRSLRAAVDLKGLGENTIVLDCDVIQADGGTRTASITGAYVAMVDAMRKKLGKKIPVYGAVAAVSVGIYKGKPVLDLDYAEDSNAETDMNVIMNDAGAFIELQGTAEGHAFHREELNGMLDLAHKGIAELIEIQREALGI encoded by the coding sequence ATGCGCCCAAGTGGTCGAGCTCTTGATGAATTAAGAACAATTAAGTTGACACGTAATTTCACTATGCATGCTGAAGGCTCCGTGCTGGTCGAATTTGGAGATACTAAAGTGATTTGCACTGCTAGTCTGGATAACCAGGTGCCTCGCTTTTTGAAAGGTAAAGGCCAAGGATGGATTACAGCAGAGTATGGAATGTTGCCACGCTCGACCGGTTCAAGAATGGGTCGTGAAGCTGCAAGAGGTAAACAAGGCGGGCGCACCGTAGAAATTCAACGTTTGATCGGACGTTCATTACGTGCAGCGGTGGATCTGAAAGGCCTGGGTGAAAATACAATCGTACTGGATTGTGATGTCATTCAAGCGGATGGTGGCACACGCACCGCGTCCATTACAGGTGCTTATGTAGCGATGGTCGATGCAATGCGGAAAAAGCTGGGTAAAAAAATTCCGGTTTATGGTGCGGTCGCGGCTGTTTCCGTCGGTATTTATAAAGGCAAGCCGGTATTGGATCTTGATTATGCCGAAGATTCAAATGCAGAGACGGATATGAACGTCATCATGAATGATGCTGGCGCATTTATTGAATTACAAGGCACAGCAGAAGGCCATGCATTTCATCGTGAGGAATTGAATGGAATGCTAGATTTGGCTCATAAAGGCATTGCTGAATTGATTGAAATTCAGCGCGAGGCTTTGGGAATTTAA